Proteins from a single region of Stigmatella erecta:
- a CDS encoding ATP-binding response regulator, which translates to MNPEYSTARGPGADSPSPSGLDWLAGGGEMGKLIRAMDWSRTPLGPVESWPQSLRTTVSLCLSSTFPILIAWGPEHVQIYNDSYRPICGEKHPQSMGQRFRECWASALPAVGGVFDRAQQGEGSYIENLRMFLDRYGYLEEAFMTFSFSPIRDESGKVGGLFHPITEVTEKMLSARRTQALRTLSERLGKAKTLQQIWDATVASHDDYALDLPFLLIYQLEGTTAHRVGAAGLATGTPAAPERLETGEPQAPAAWPVARMLQSCQTEQTDALDQRFGPLDCGPYPESPTSALLIPIIPSGMSAPLAFLVAGVSSRRAMDSTYRAFYEQFETTVTTAVSNVRAYEQEQQRAAALAEIDRAKTAFFSNVSHEFRTPLTLMLGPLEESLSTGEGLPPAQRERQQLIHRNALRLLKLVNSLLDFSRIEAGRVKAAYRATDLPKLTADVASSFRSAMEKAGLQYHVTVPDQLEPVYVDHDMWEKIVLNLISNAFKFTLRGEIEVKLALLGDRVRLSVHDTGTGIPESELPRIFERFHRVESSQGRTFEGTGIGLALTQELVKMHGGTLSVQSTQNVGSTFHIDLPLGHDHIPAGHIVSGSAPAGPGTLSASFVEEALRWLPGAEEALDAAAPPALTAEAPAARAVQSQRPRVLVADDNADMRGYIRSLLEQSCVVNTVPDGEAAYEALLEAPPDLVLSDVMMPRLDGFGLIQKLRANPKTQGIPLILLSARAGEEARIEGLQAGADDYLVKPFHARELLARVENAVRLARERLERERQAQERIELEQQLIGIVSHDLRNPISAILMSTSFLFRLGTLDEKSAKVATRIQASADRAMRMVRDLLDFTQARLGGGLRIDRRAAELQHIAWLAIEDVKLAHPERDILFEATDMRTGEWDDDRLFQLVTNLVTNAVKYSPAPTRVTVRLTGTQDEAQLQVHNEGEPIPPELQARLFMPMQQGSGGGDRSGRSIGLGLYIVSQIVRAHGGTIHVVSDPGVGTTFTVHLPLRG; encoded by the coding sequence CAGCTACCGTCCCATCTGCGGGGAGAAGCACCCCCAGTCGATGGGGCAGCGCTTCCGGGAGTGCTGGGCCTCGGCGCTCCCCGCGGTGGGCGGCGTCTTCGACCGCGCCCAGCAGGGCGAGGGCTCGTACATCGAGAACCTGCGCATGTTTCTCGATCGCTACGGGTACCTGGAAGAGGCCTTCATGACCTTCTCCTTCAGCCCGATCCGGGATGAGTCCGGCAAGGTCGGCGGGCTCTTCCACCCCATCACCGAAGTCACCGAGAAGATGCTCAGCGCCCGGAGAACCCAGGCGCTGCGGACCCTCTCCGAGCGGCTCGGCAAGGCCAAGACCCTGCAGCAGATCTGGGACGCCACCGTCGCGTCGCACGACGACTATGCGCTCGACCTGCCCTTCCTCCTCATCTACCAGCTCGAGGGCACCACCGCCCACCGGGTGGGCGCCGCCGGGCTGGCCACAGGCACCCCCGCCGCCCCCGAGCGCCTGGAGACTGGAGAGCCCCAGGCACCGGCCGCCTGGCCCGTGGCGCGCATGCTCCAGTCCTGCCAGACGGAGCAGACCGATGCGCTGGACCAGCGGTTCGGCCCCCTGGACTGTGGCCCCTACCCCGAGTCCCCTACCTCGGCCCTGCTGATTCCCATCATCCCCTCGGGCATGAGCGCTCCGTTGGCCTTCCTCGTGGCGGGGGTCAGCTCGCGGCGGGCGATGGACTCCACCTACCGGGCATTCTACGAGCAGTTCGAGACGACCGTGACCACGGCGGTCTCCAACGTGAGGGCGTACGAACAGGAGCAGCAACGGGCCGCGGCGCTCGCGGAGATCGACCGGGCCAAGACGGCCTTCTTCTCCAACGTCTCGCACGAGTTCCGGACCCCCCTGACGCTGATGCTGGGGCCGCTGGAGGAGTCCCTGTCCACCGGAGAGGGCCTCCCCCCGGCCCAGCGCGAGCGCCAGCAGCTCATTCACCGCAACGCGCTGCGCCTGCTCAAGCTCGTCAACTCGCTGCTGGACTTCTCCCGCATCGAGGCAGGACGGGTCAAGGCGGCCTACCGGGCCACGGATCTGCCGAAGCTCACCGCGGACGTGGCCAGCTCCTTCCGCTCGGCGATGGAGAAGGCTGGGCTCCAGTACCACGTCACCGTCCCGGACCAGCTGGAGCCCGTCTACGTCGACCACGACATGTGGGAGAAGATCGTCCTCAATCTGATCTCCAACGCCTTCAAGTTCACCCTCCGGGGAGAGATCGAAGTCAAACTGGCGCTGCTCGGGGACCGGGTCCGGCTGAGCGTGCACGACACGGGAACGGGCATTCCCGAATCGGAGCTGCCCCGCATCTTCGAGCGGTTCCACCGGGTGGAGAGCTCTCAGGGCCGCACGTTCGAGGGCACGGGCATCGGGCTGGCCCTGACGCAGGAGCTCGTGAAGATGCACGGGGGCACCCTGAGCGTGCAGAGCACCCAGAACGTGGGCAGCACCTTCCACATCGATCTTCCCCTCGGCCATGACCACATCCCCGCCGGCCACATCGTCTCCGGGAGCGCGCCGGCCGGCCCCGGCACCTTGAGCGCCTCCTTCGTCGAGGAGGCCCTGCGCTGGCTCCCGGGCGCCGAGGAGGCCCTGGACGCAGCGGCGCCGCCAGCGCTCACGGCGGAGGCCCCCGCCGCGCGGGCCGTGCAAAGCCAGCGGCCCCGGGTGCTCGTGGCGGACGACAACGCGGACATGCGGGGCTACATCCGGTCGCTGCTCGAGCAGTCCTGCGTGGTGAACACCGTGCCGGATGGCGAGGCGGCCTATGAGGCCCTCCTCGAAGCCCCACCGGACCTGGTGCTCAGCGACGTGATGATGCCCCGGCTCGATGGCTTCGGGCTCATCCAGAAGCTGCGCGCCAACCCGAAGACGCAGGGCATCCCGCTCATCCTGCTGTCCGCGCGCGCGGGAGAAGAGGCCCGCATCGAAGGGCTCCAGGCCGGAGCGGATGACTACCTGGTGAAGCCGTTCCACGCCCGGGAGCTGCTCGCACGCGTCGAGAACGCGGTACGCCTGGCCCGGGAGCGCTTGGAGCGGGAGCGGCAGGCCCAGGAGCGCATCGAGCTGGAGCAGCAGCTCATCGGCATCGTCAGCCATGACCTGCGCAACCCCATCTCCGCCATCTTGATGTCCACGAGCTTCCTGTTCCGGCTGGGGACCCTGGACGAGAAGTCGGCCAAGGTGGCCACCCGCATCCAGGCCAGCGCGGACCGGGCCATGCGGATGGTCCGGGATCTGCTCGACTTCACCCAGGCACGGCTGGGCGGGGGGCTGCGCATCGACCGCCGCGCGGCCGAGCTGCAGCACATCGCCTGGTTGGCCATCGAGGACGTGAAGCTCGCCCACCCCGAGCGGGACATCCTGTTCGAAGCCACGGACATGAGGACGGGCGAGTGGGACGATGACCGCCTCTTCCAGCTCGTCACGAACCTGGTCACCAACGCGGTGAAGTACAGCCCTGCGCCCACCCGGGTCACCGTGCGGCTCACCGGCACACAGGACGAGGCCCAGCTCCAGGTGCACAACGAGGGAGAGCCCATTCCGCCAGAGCTTCAGGCCCGGCTCTTCATGCCCATGCAACAGGGTTCGGGAGGAGGAGACCGCAGCGGCCGGAGCATCGGGCTGGGGCTCTACATCGTCTCCCAGATCGTCCGCGCGCACGGGGGGACGATCCACGTGGTCTCGGACCCCGGCGTGGGCACCACCTTCACCGTGCACCTGCCCCTGCGGGGTTGA
- a CDS encoding S8 family serine peptidase → MNRFIGSLWLQALTATSALGIAAAGGPAEAAGRIEINTLQAEGQFNRFIVKYRDDSAQFARPESVQRHLEATAQRSVSLNRNGVAPLVMGHIRRLAVGADVVSVGRGLDRAEAETLMRELAAEPDVEYVEVDRLNRPFAVPNDTRYSEQWHYFDPTGGLNLPAAWDISTGSGVVVAVLDTGITNHSDLTANVVAGYDFINDTAVAGDGNGRDADPSDPGDFEGGYASSWHGTHVAGTIAAVTNNAKGVAGVAYGAKISPVRVLGRGGGYDSDISDAIIWASGGTVSGVPANANPAKVINLSLGGSGSCGSTFQNAINAAVGRGSVMVIAAGNSNANVSGFSPANCNNVIAVAANGKTGARASYSNYGTLIDVTAPGGDGAYGVLSTLNSGSTTPGTESYDGTYMGTSMAAPHVAGVAALILSVVNKTPAQIETILKSSARALPGACTGGCGAGIVNAYGALQAATNGGGTDPEPPTGNVLTNNVPVTGLSGSTGTELRYTLEVPAGSSNLTIATSEGTGDADLYVKFGAAPTTSLSDCRPYKSGNVESCAFAAPQAGTYHVLVRGFAAFSGVRLLGAYTAGSGGGQSFFENTTDFSILDKQTIESPITVSGRSGNAPAALKVGVLISHTYQGDLKVDLIAPDGSVYVLHNYTGGSADNINTTYTVNASSETANGTWKLRVNDKASGDTGYLDKWSLQF, encoded by the coding sequence ATGAATCGTTTTATTGGCTCGCTTTGGCTGCAAGCGCTCACCGCCACTTCCGCGCTGGGGATCGCCGCGGCCGGGGGCCCGGCGGAGGCCGCCGGACGCATTGAAATCAATACTTTGCAAGCGGAAGGGCAGTTCAACCGCTTCATCGTCAAGTACCGGGATGACAGTGCGCAGTTCGCGCGGCCGGAGAGCGTTCAGCGCCACCTCGAGGCCACCGCGCAGCGCTCGGTCTCGCTGAACCGCAACGGGGTAGCTCCCCTGGTGATGGGCCACATCCGCCGGCTCGCCGTGGGGGCCGACGTGGTCTCCGTGGGCCGTGGCCTGGACCGCGCCGAGGCCGAGACGCTGATGCGCGAGCTCGCCGCCGAGCCAGACGTGGAGTACGTCGAGGTGGACCGCCTCAACCGGCCGTTCGCCGTGCCCAATGACACGCGCTACAGCGAGCAGTGGCACTACTTCGATCCCACGGGCGGCCTCAACCTGCCCGCCGCCTGGGACATCTCCACCGGCAGCGGCGTCGTCGTCGCGGTGCTCGACACGGGCATCACCAACCACAGCGACCTGACCGCCAACGTCGTCGCGGGCTACGACTTCATCAATGACACGGCGGTCGCGGGAGATGGCAACGGCCGCGACGCGGACCCCAGCGACCCGGGTGACTTCGAGGGAGGCTATGCCTCCAGCTGGCACGGCACGCACGTGGCGGGCACCATCGCCGCGGTGACCAACAACGCCAAGGGCGTGGCGGGTGTGGCCTACGGCGCGAAGATCTCCCCGGTGCGCGTGCTCGGGCGGGGCGGTGGCTATGACTCGGACATCTCCGACGCCATCATCTGGGCCTCGGGCGGCACCGTGTCCGGCGTACCCGCCAATGCCAACCCGGCCAAGGTCATCAACCTGAGCCTGGGCGGCAGCGGCTCGTGCGGCAGCACGTTCCAGAACGCCATCAACGCCGCGGTGGGCCGCGGCTCGGTGATGGTGATCGCCGCGGGCAACTCGAACGCCAACGTGTCTGGCTTCAGCCCCGCGAACTGCAACAACGTCATCGCGGTGGCCGCCAATGGCAAGACGGGCGCCCGGGCGTCCTACTCCAACTACGGCACGCTCATCGACGTCACCGCGCCGGGCGGCGACGGCGCCTACGGCGTGCTGTCCACGCTCAACTCGGGCAGCACGACGCCGGGTACGGAGAGCTACGACGGCACCTACATGGGCACGTCCATGGCCGCGCCGCATGTGGCCGGCGTGGCGGCGTTGATCCTGTCGGTGGTGAACAAGACGCCGGCGCAGATCGAAACCATCCTCAAGAGCTCCGCGCGCGCGCTTCCGGGCGCATGCACGGGCGGCTGCGGCGCCGGCATCGTCAATGCCTACGGGGCGCTCCAGGCGGCCACGAACGGGGGAGGGACCGATCCCGAGCCGCCCACGGGCAACGTCCTGACGAACAACGTGCCGGTCACCGGCCTGTCGGGTAGCACCGGCACGGAGCTGCGCTACACCCTGGAGGTGCCGGCCGGTTCGAGCAACCTGACGATCGCGACCTCCGAAGGCACGGGCGATGCCGACCTCTACGTGAAGTTCGGCGCGGCGCCCACCACCAGCCTCTCGGACTGCCGCCCGTACAAGAGCGGCAACGTCGAGAGCTGCGCGTTCGCCGCCCCGCAGGCGGGCACCTACCATGTCCTGGTGCGTGGCTTCGCGGCCTTCTCGGGCGTGAGGCTGCTCGGGGCCTACACGGCGGGCAGTGGCGGTGGGCAGTCGTTCTTCGAGAACACCACCGACTTCTCCATCCTGGACAAGCAGACGATCGAGAGCCCCATCACCGTGAGCGGGCGCAGTGGCAATGCCCCGGCGGCGCTGAAGGTTGGTGTGTTGATCTCCCACACCTATCAGGGCGACCTGAAGGTGGACCTGATCGCCCCGGACGGCTCCGTCTACGTGCTGCACAACTACACGGGCGGCTCTGCGGACAACATCAACACCACGTACACCGTGAACGCCTCCAGCGAGACGGCCAACGGGACCTGGAAGCTCCGCGTCAACGACAAGGCCTCGGGGGACACGGGCTACCTCGACAAGTGGAGCCTGCAGTTCTAG
- a CDS encoding alpha/beta fold hydrolase, with translation MELEDWGGTGPVLHLAHANGFPPGTYRKLIGFLTPRYHVFTLRNRWLVPGTDPRDIHTWDDVAGDLVHALRARGLERIVGVGHSLGSVATLLAASQDPGLFRAVVALDPVLLTGRRLRLLRVLTWLKLRGWFPPASQARNRRELWPSREEAAGKLRHKPLFQKFDPECFQDYITSGLTGTPEGTFRLSIPKAWEARIFETSPRHVWRSLRAVRVPVLVVRGGDSDVFFPDALERVRGTVSHVRTEVLPDTTHLFPLEQPEACAQRILAFLDGAADG, from the coding sequence TTGGAGCTCGAGGACTGGGGCGGCACCGGCCCGGTGCTGCACCTGGCGCATGCCAACGGCTTTCCGCCGGGCACCTACCGCAAGCTCATCGGGTTCCTGACGCCGCGCTACCACGTCTTCACGCTGCGCAACCGGTGGCTCGTGCCGGGGACGGATCCCCGGGACATCCACACCTGGGATGACGTGGCCGGGGACCTGGTCCACGCCCTGCGGGCGCGGGGACTGGAGCGCATCGTGGGGGTGGGGCACAGCCTGGGCAGCGTGGCCACCCTGCTGGCCGCCTCCCAGGATCCCGGCCTGTTCCGGGCCGTGGTGGCGCTGGACCCGGTGCTGCTCACGGGCCGCCGCCTGCGGCTGCTCCGGGTGCTGACCTGGCTCAAGCTCCGCGGCTGGTTTCCCCCCGCGAGCCAGGCCCGGAACCGGCGCGAGCTCTGGCCCTCCCGCGAGGAGGCCGCCGGGAAGCTGCGTCACAAGCCTTTGTTTCAGAAGTTCGATCCCGAGTGCTTCCAGGACTACATCACCTCGGGCCTCACCGGGACGCCGGAAGGCACGTTCCGCCTGTCCATCCCCAAGGCCTGGGAGGCCCGCATCTTCGAGACATCTCCGCGCCATGTCTGGCGAAGCCTTCGCGCCGTGCGGGTGCCCGTGCTCGTGGTGCGCGGCGGAGACTCGGATGTGTTTTTCCCCGACGCACTGGAGCGCGTCCGCGGCACCGTGTCTCACGTGCGGACCGAGGTGCTGCCGGACACCACCCATCTGTTTCCGCTGGAACAACCCGAGGCGTGTGCTCAGCGCATCCTCGCGTTTCTGGACGGGGCCGCAGATGGTTGA
- a CDS encoding outer membrane beta-barrel protein: MMRNIWIFAAVLLTAPLANAQRDEGRHTHDGFFLRLQLGGGYNHADAVSADLKLKGGAAGFNAEIGGALTRNFILYGKLWGAAAPGPDIEAGEGLIRGDDDVSLNFSAIGLGASYYIMPSNFYVSGALSFTQLSISVDGERVGETDPGGGLHLGLGKEWWVSDNWGLGLGAEVMFGRIRSDDSNDDWNIANVLVVFSATYN, encoded by the coding sequence ATGATGCGGAACATTTGGATCTTCGCCGCCGTGCTCCTCACGGCGCCGCTCGCGAACGCCCAGCGGGATGAGGGCCGCCACACCCACGACGGCTTCTTCCTGCGCCTGCAGCTGGGCGGTGGCTACAACCATGCCGACGCGGTGTCGGCGGACCTGAAGCTCAAGGGGGGCGCGGCCGGCTTCAACGCGGAGATTGGCGGCGCGCTGACGCGCAACTTCATCCTCTACGGCAAGCTGTGGGGCGCCGCCGCGCCGGGGCCGGACATCGAGGCGGGCGAGGGGCTCATCCGGGGGGATGACGACGTGAGCCTCAACTTCTCCGCGATCGGTCTGGGCGCCAGCTACTACATCATGCCCAGCAACTTCTATGTCTCGGGCGCGCTGTCCTTCACCCAGCTGAGCATCAGCGTCGATGGGGAGCGGGTGGGCGAGACGGACCCGGGCGGAGGCCTGCACCTGGGGTTGGGCAAGGAGTGGTGGGTGAGCGACAACTGGGGCCTGGGCCTGGGCGCCGAGGTGATGTTCGGCCGCATCCGCAGCGACGACTCCAACGATGACTGGAACATCGCCAACGTCCTGGTCGTGTTCTCCGCGACGTACAACTGA
- a CDS encoding DEAD/DEAH box helicase → MSSTAQLLEAVRKEARPGIWANGVKLARAGAVALQSQTDKTLELRVRAPGRSVALTVNLYPGDDVWECDCPSQVDPCEHVVAAAISVQQAEKQETPLVATANRWTRVVYHFTRVDGGLQLHRTLVHADGREEPFDGSLTSLMAQPARAAEMQIEQADLVVDRLLERRTRGALPPERLDALLKALEPARNVLLDGRPVAISDEPVVPKAVVEDRGSQWAVTVMRDPRIVEVVSPGVALLGDALARLGETQMTGPWLQNLPIVRTYAPEQLGELSAKVLPELVRRLPVEVRSKRLPSIDRDLKPRIQVELHQLDSGLSVLPTLVYGAPPSVRIDNGKMVYLRGAVPLRDEAAEQRLVHQLRDELNLVPGRRLTVQGPEMVRWADKLRRWRGDLTGDGAGIVSPDVRLRPSLQLESAVSGAGVPEVRFTLEFQVEGGKGGPRTVDAAAVIRAWNEGLGLVPLEGGGWAPLPRAWLDKNGQRVADLLAARQADGKVANHALPELAALCETLEQPPPLGLDRLAPMLEGFEKLPPPGLPADLTATLRTYQLQGVSWLRFLREAGLGGILADDMGLGKTLQTLCVLGPKTLVVCPTSVLPNWAAELKRFRPSLRVGIYHGPGRALEDATDVTLTTYALLRLDATVLAGRVWDAVILDEAQAIKNPESQVARAAFGLQANFRLAISGTPMENRLEELWSLMHFVNPGLLGGRRHFEERLARPITDGQPEAADRLRRRIRPFILRRLKRDVAPELPPRTESVMHVSLDDRERAVYDAVMAATRAEVVALLNEGGSVLKALEALLRLRQAACHSALVPGQHATSSSKVQTLVDALGTAVSEGHKALVFSQWTSLLDLIEPGLKGAGITFERLDGTTADRGAVTTRFQSPEGAPVMLMSLKAGGTGLNLTAADHVFLMDPWWNPAVEAQAADRAHRIGQERPVMVYRLVSQGTVEERILGLQEKKRALFEAALSEAGTATAITREDLLELFA, encoded by the coding sequence ATGTCCTCGACCGCTCAACTGCTCGAAGCCGTGCGTAAGGAAGCCCGTCCGGGAATCTGGGCCAACGGGGTGAAGCTGGCCCGCGCCGGGGCCGTGGCGCTCCAGTCCCAGACGGACAAGACGCTGGAGCTGCGGGTCCGGGCGCCGGGCCGCTCGGTGGCGCTCACGGTCAACCTGTACCCGGGCGATGACGTCTGGGAGTGCGACTGCCCCAGCCAGGTGGACCCGTGCGAGCACGTGGTGGCGGCGGCCATCTCGGTGCAGCAGGCGGAGAAGCAGGAGACGCCGCTGGTGGCCACGGCCAACCGGTGGACCCGCGTGGTGTACCACTTCACCCGGGTGGACGGCGGGCTTCAGCTCCACCGGACGCTGGTCCACGCGGACGGGCGCGAGGAGCCCTTCGACGGCAGCCTGACGTCCCTCATGGCGCAGCCGGCCCGGGCCGCGGAGATGCAGATCGAACAGGCGGACCTGGTCGTGGACCGGCTCCTGGAGCGCCGCACCCGCGGGGCCCTCCCGCCCGAGCGGCTGGATGCGCTGCTCAAGGCCCTGGAGCCCGCGCGCAACGTGCTGCTCGATGGGCGCCCCGTGGCCATCTCGGACGAGCCCGTCGTTCCGAAGGCCGTGGTGGAGGACCGGGGCTCGCAGTGGGCCGTGACGGTGATGCGCGACCCCCGCATCGTGGAGGTGGTGAGCCCAGGCGTCGCGCTGCTCGGGGATGCGCTGGCCCGGCTGGGCGAGACGCAGATGACGGGCCCCTGGCTCCAGAACCTCCCCATCGTGCGCACCTACGCGCCCGAGCAGCTGGGCGAGCTGTCCGCGAAGGTGCTGCCCGAGCTGGTCCGCCGCCTTCCGGTGGAGGTCCGCAGCAAGCGCCTGCCGTCCATCGATCGGGATCTCAAGCCGCGCATCCAGGTGGAGCTGCACCAGCTCGACTCGGGGCTCTCGGTCCTGCCGACGCTCGTGTACGGGGCGCCGCCCTCGGTGCGCATCGACAACGGCAAGATGGTCTACCTGCGCGGGGCGGTGCCCTTGCGCGACGAGGCGGCCGAGCAGCGCCTGGTCCACCAGCTCCGGGACGAGCTGAACCTGGTGCCCGGCCGGCGGCTGACGGTGCAGGGCCCGGAGATGGTGCGCTGGGCGGACAAGCTGCGGCGCTGGCGCGGAGACCTCACGGGGGACGGCGCGGGCATCGTCAGCCCCGATGTCCGCCTCCGGCCCTCGCTCCAGCTGGAGTCGGCCGTCTCCGGCGCGGGCGTGCCCGAGGTGCGCTTCACGCTGGAGTTCCAGGTGGAGGGCGGCAAGGGCGGGCCGCGGACGGTGGATGCCGCGGCGGTGATTCGCGCGTGGAACGAGGGGCTGGGCCTCGTGCCGCTGGAGGGGGGCGGGTGGGCCCCGCTGCCCCGGGCGTGGCTGGACAAGAACGGCCAGCGCGTGGCGGACCTGCTCGCGGCGCGGCAGGCGGATGGCAAGGTGGCCAACCACGCCCTGCCGGAGCTGGCGGCGCTGTGCGAGACGCTGGAGCAGCCGCCGCCCCTGGGGCTCGACCGGCTGGCGCCGATGCTCGAAGGCTTCGAGAAGCTTCCGCCGCCGGGGTTGCCCGCGGACCTCACCGCGACGCTGCGCACCTACCAGTTGCAGGGCGTGAGCTGGCTGCGCTTCCTCCGGGAGGCGGGGCTCGGGGGCATCCTCGCGGACGACATGGGCCTGGGAAAGACGCTCCAGACGCTGTGCGTCCTGGGGCCCAAGACGCTCGTGGTCTGCCCCACGAGCGTGCTGCCCAACTGGGCCGCGGAGCTCAAGCGCTTCCGGCCCTCGCTCCGGGTGGGCATCTACCACGGGCCGGGCCGCGCGCTGGAGGACGCCACGGACGTGACGCTCACCACGTATGCCCTGTTGCGGCTGGATGCCACGGTGCTGGCGGGGCGCGTGTGGGATGCCGTCATCCTGGACGAGGCGCAGGCCATCAAGAACCCCGAGAGCCAGGTGGCGCGCGCGGCGTTCGGGCTCCAGGCGAACTTCCGCCTGGCCATCAGCGGCACGCCGATGGAGAACCGGCTGGAGGAACTCTGGAGCCTGATGCACTTCGTGAACCCGGGCCTGCTGGGGGGGCGCCGGCACTTCGAGGAGCGCCTGGCCCGGCCCATCACCGACGGCCAGCCCGAGGCGGCCGACCGGCTGCGCCGGCGCATCCGGCCCTTCATCCTGCGGCGGCTCAAGCGGGACGTGGCACCCGAGCTGCCGCCGCGCACCGAGTCCGTGATGCACGTGTCCCTGGATGACCGGGAGCGCGCCGTCTACGACGCGGTCATGGCGGCCACGCGCGCGGAGGTGGTGGCCCTGCTCAACGAGGGCGGCAGCGTGCTCAAGGCGCTGGAGGCGCTGCTGCGCCTGCGCCAGGCGGCGTGCCACTCGGCGCTCGTGCCGGGCCAGCATGCCACCTCGTCCTCGAAGGTGCAGACGCTGGTGGATGCGCTCGGCACCGCCGTCTCGGAGGGCCACAAGGCGCTGGTGTTCTCCCAGTGGACCTCGCTGCTGGATCTCATCGAGCCGGGGCTCAAGGGGGCGGGCATCACCTTCGAGCGCCTGGATGGAACGACGGCCGACCGGGGCGCGGTCACCACGCGCTTCCAGAGCCCGGAGGGCGCGCCCGTGATGCTGATGTCCCTCAAGGCCGGCGGCACCGGGTTGAACCTCACCGCGGCGGACCACGTGTTCCTGATGGACCCCTGGTGGAACCCGGCCGTGGAGGCGCAGGCGGCGGACCGCGCGCACCGCATCGGCCAGGAGCGTCCCGTGATGGTGTACCGGTTGGTGTCCCAGGGAACCGTGGAGGAGCGGATCCTCGGACTCCAAGAAAAGAAGCGCGCGCTCTTCGAGGCCGCCCTGAGCGAGGCGGGAACGGCCACGGCCATCACCCGAGAGGACCTGCTCGAACTCTTCGCGTGA